The Fischerella sp. PCC 9605 genome includes the window GAGCAGTTGGGTTGTTGCACCACCAGGGGTGCAAGTGCTTCTTTGACACGTGCGATCGCTGCCAATGCTGTTTCCAATTTGTTTTCTAGTTGGACAACGCATGGAGTGAAGCGCTCCTGATTGGTCATTACATATCCATGAGTCGCCCAACCGCGTGACAATAGCTGTGGAGGGGTTGGGGGTTGTGGCGGTAGCGCGATCGCAGCAACTCAGGCGGCAACGACGGCAGTTGGTGCAGTGGTGTGCAAGCGGTGCAACGAGCGATCGCTCGTGTCAAAGAAGCGCTGCACCAGGGCTGGTGTGAGAATCCGACTGCAAAGGTTCATTAACAACTGTCGCAGTGGGGCTAAGGGGAAGAATGTTACAGACGTGTTGATTGAATTTTGAAACTCTTGGTGCCAAGCGTTTTATCTTTAGCTTTTCAACACATGTGTAACACTACCTGATAGAAACTGACTGTTAGGAAACGATTCTCAAATCAGCTGCTTTGATTCGCATCAAAGCACTCAGGCAGATGGATAAAAATTGATTAATGTGGCGGATTTTTGACTATGCGTTGCCTAAGCATCCTGACAAAGATGGACAACCCTTTATATATAGTCGCCTTGCTCATTATTGCCGCAAAAACTGGGCAGGCTTAAAAAGCCTTTTAGAGTAGCACTAAGAGCAGATCGACTATTCCTAGAAGCCTGCCCAGTTTTCAGGTTCTGGCTCCGACACCATATTTTTAGTTAAGGGGCTTGCTCAAGCGTCACGTCTCAAGAATTTATGTATTTTTGCAATAAGGACAGTTCAGAGCAAGCGCTTAGTTGTCCATCTTTGTCCACGTTTCATCACACACCAACTATTACGAGGTTCACAATCTTTTATTCTCCCCGAAAATGTAATTCTCCAGAGTAGTTGCGTAAAATCTTCAAATCACCCAGACAAATAACTTAGACACACCTAACGATTGTGGATTAAATAACTCGGGGCATTTATGTGTAGGGGCGAAGCATTCAGTAGATGGTCTATCCACACAAACAAAGGTTTTTGACTGATTGCTTGGCCGTGGAAAAAAACTGCACCCCTCGCGTAACCATGCGTGGTTTATTGGCGGATGCCAACCATTTTTTCGTGGTGGGTTCTAACGCGCGAGCGGTTTAGAGCAACAATCTTGAGAATTATTGCAATAATCCCGCTCGCGCGTGAGTGTCTTTGCGCGATTTATGTGGATTTATGCGTCACCCCTACGCCATCTCGAATTCCTCGACCTTATTAAATTTTTATTCCTAATTCACAAATGATTGGAGATTTGAGAACATGATAATGACACAACAAGATTGTCCATCGCCCATTGCTGCACCGAAAAATGACCAATTCTGGATAAATCTGAGCAATGGACAGCAAGGAGGGCGCTTAGCTGCAACATCAATGCCAGATCGCGATTGGTGGACAAAGCTGTGGTCTTATCCCCAAGAAACTTTAAAAATTATGGGCTTGCAATCGGGTATGTCCGTGCTCGATCTCGGTTGTGGATATGGACATTTTACTATTGCTGCTGCACAAATAGTAAAACCAGCGCTTGTTGTTGGTGTTGATATTGACTTTCCCATCCTTGCTCAAGCTCGACAAGCAGCACAACAACTCCCCAACTGTCTGTTGCTTAACCAAGATATCCTTGCGATCACACAGGTGATTGCAAATCAGTTTGAATACATCACGATTCATAGCACTTTCCACGGTTTACCAAATCCCGTAGAGTTTGTCCGTCAAATCGTTAGTTTACTTAAACCAAAAGGGTATTTTTCAGTAGTTAACTGGCGACCAATTCCACGTGAAGACACTATTTGGTTGGGAAAACCACGAGGACCAAAAACCGAACTACGCATTTGCCCACAAAAGCTACTGTCAATTGTACAAACAGCAACTGAACAACTTGTAGCAGTGCAGCAAGTTGATTTACCGCCCTATCATTATGGCATCACATTTCAATTGAAGGAGTAAGTAGTGTTGTAGATGCTACCAAAGGTGACATCCTGTTGTTTAAGGAGAAATCTTAAAAAAAAATCCCAGCCTTATATTTTTTCGGCTTATTCAAAATAAGAGCGTGGTGGGGGCAGCGCCCAGTAGGGCGCTGCCAAGGCTGGGATTTTTTTTCTTGGAAAGTGCCTAAGCCACTTGCGCTAGGCCACACAATAGCGATCGCTCGGTAAATGTACTTCTGCTTGCAAATCCAAAGGGAGGCGTCGTGGTCGCTGCGATTCTACAACGGCAATGTCTTGACTTATAATCTGGTCTTGCCTAGCAACAAAGGCTTGCTCCCCGGTGAGGGCAAAAGTCCTGCCAAGCCAGAGTTTTGTCTCCACTATGCTCAAAAACATTTGTGCATAACTCAGACAGCACATTTATCAAGTTGTTTATGTCTGAGATTGATAGCCATTTGCTGTAAATGTTTTCAGCACGGGAAACTACAGCATTGACATCTTCAATAGTAGACACTAAAGTCAATTCCAAAAGATTGGCTGTTCTTAGATCTCGGTTCCACCGCTGTTGTAATGGACTGTCCACGTCAAACCAGTCGTTCTCTATTTCAAACAGATCCATCCGTTCCAAATGATGACAGCTAAAGCGATCGCCTTAGAGCCATGTTGGAGCAATAGTCTGATACTTAACATTTCTATTGCACTGTTGGCTTACAAAGCGCCATCGTCAGCAATGCTGCCGCCCCAAACGCTGCTATTGTCCGAACATGGTTCCAAAGTGTCCAGTTAGTCAGATATCTAGCCCATAGATTTACGCCCTCAGTGCTATCTGGTTTGGTACTCGCCAGGGCATCATTTAGCGGTACATTGAAGGC containing:
- a CDS encoding class I SAM-dependent methyltransferase, whose amino-acid sequence is MTQQDCPSPIAAPKNDQFWINLSNGQQGGRLAATSMPDRDWWTKLWSYPQETLKIMGLQSGMSVLDLGCGYGHFTIAAAQIVKPALVVGVDIDFPILAQARQAAQQLPNCLLLNQDILAITQVIANQFEYITIHSTFHGLPNPVEFVRQIVSLLKPKGYFSVVNWRPIPREDTIWLGKPRGPKTELRICPQKLLSIVQTATEQLVAVQQVDLPPYHYGITFQLKE